A genome region from Flavobacterium sp. CFS9 includes the following:
- a CDS encoding DUF4141 domain-containing protein: MKRMLSMAFAAVMLAAAPCAKAQFVVTDPANLASGILNSANEIIQTSSTVSNVVKNFKEVQKVYTQGKEYYDKLQAVNNLVKDARKVQQTVLLVGDVSQIYVQNFGRMINDPNFTPQELIAIGNGYTALLGESTELLKELKQIVSTSSLSLNDKERMDLINRIYKEVKEYHSLVRYYTNKNISVSYLRAKKKNDAKSVLDLYGTSSQKYW, translated from the coding sequence ATGAAAAGGATGCTATCAATGGCGTTTGCGGCAGTCATGCTTGCCGCCGCGCCGTGCGCAAAAGCGCAGTTTGTGGTTACAGACCCGGCCAATCTGGCCTCGGGCATACTCAACAGTGCCAATGAAATCATACAGACGTCCTCGACGGTCTCCAATGTAGTGAAGAACTTCAAGGAAGTGCAGAAGGTCTACACTCAGGGAAAGGAATACTACGACAAGCTGCAGGCGGTGAACAACCTGGTGAAGGATGCACGAAAGGTGCAGCAGACCGTTCTTCTGGTGGGCGATGTATCGCAGATCTACGTGCAGAATTTCGGCAGGATGATCAATGACCCCAACTTTACGCCGCAGGAGCTCATCGCCATCGGGAATGGGTATACGGCGCTTCTGGGAGAAAGCACCGAGCTTTTGAAGGAACTCAAACAGATCGTGAGCACATCGAGCCTGTCGCTGAATGACAAGGAGCGCATGGACCTGATCAACAGAATCTATAAGGAAGTCAAGGAATACCACAGCCTGGTGCGGTACTACACCAACAAGAACATATCGGTGAGCTATCTCAGGGCGAAAAAGAAAAACGACGCCAAAAGCGTGCTTGACCTGTACGGTACCTCCAGCCAGAAATACTGGTAG
- a CDS encoding TraG family conjugative transposon ATPase: MRNSSKTATLESRLPLLAVEQNCIISKDGDVTACFAVSLPELFTAGSAEYEAIHSAWHKAVKTLPDFTVVHKQDWYVKENYNPDMEGQEQSFLARSFERHFNERPFLNHCCYLFLTKTTRERMRMQSNFSSLCRGTLIPKEVRDPEVVRRFMETVAQFERILNDSGLVRLNRLTEEDLTGTDHRQGLLEQYLTLSKEEGASLEDIALGAEQVRVGSKRLSLHTLSDTDDLPAAVASDTRYEKLSTDRSDCRLSFAAPVGLLLGCNHIYNQYLFLDSSEENLQKFEKSARNMHSLARYSRANQINREWIEKYLNEAHSLGLSSIRAHFNIMAWSEDPAELKQLKNDCSSALALMECKPRHNTADAATLYWAGMPGNAGDFPSEESFYTFIEPALCLFTQETNYHSSPSTFGIKMADRLTGRPIHLDISDLPMKRGIITNRNKFILGPSGSGKSFFTNHMVRQYYEQGAHVLLVDTGNSYQGLCGLINSRTRGEDGVYFTYTEDNPIAFNPFYTDDGVFDIEKRESIKTLILTLWKRDDEPPTRSEEVALSNAVNGYIERFRANGRAPSFNGFYDYVKGDYHEILKEKQVREKDFDIANFLNVLEPYYRGGEYDYLLNSDKQLDLLAKRFIVFEIDAIKDHKILFPIVTIIIMEVFINKMRRLKGVRKLILIEEAWKAIAKEGMAEYIKYLFKTVRKFFGEAIVVTQEVDDIIKSPIVKESIINNSDCKILLDQRKYMNKFDGIQAMLGLTDKEKAQVLSINMNNNPSRLYKEVWIGLGGTHSAVYATEVSLEEYLAYTTEETEKLEVMQAAAELDGNVELAIRHIAKLRREKENENNQ, encoded by the coding sequence ATGAGGAATTCGTCAAAGACGGCAACGCTGGAGAGCAGATTACCCCTTCTGGCGGTGGAGCAGAACTGCATCATCTCCAAGGATGGAGATGTCACGGCCTGCTTTGCCGTATCCCTTCCGGAGCTTTTTACTGCGGGATCGGCAGAGTATGAGGCCATCCATTCCGCCTGGCACAAGGCGGTGAAGACCCTGCCTGATTTTACGGTCGTGCATAAGCAGGACTGGTATGTCAAGGAAAACTACAATCCGGATATGGAGGGGCAGGAGCAGAGTTTCCTTGCAAGAAGCTTCGAAAGGCATTTCAACGAACGCCCGTTCCTGAACCACTGCTGCTATCTGTTCCTGACCAAGACCACACGGGAAAGGATGAGGATGCAGAGCAATTTCTCATCGCTCTGCAGGGGAACGCTGATTCCGAAAGAAGTCAGAGATCCAGAGGTTGTCAGGAGATTTATGGAGACTGTGGCGCAGTTTGAGCGCATCCTCAACGACAGCGGGCTTGTCAGGCTCAATAGGCTGACGGAGGAAGACCTAACGGGAACCGATCATAGGCAGGGACTGCTGGAGCAGTACCTGACCCTTTCCAAAGAGGAGGGCGCATCATTGGAAGATATCGCCCTGGGAGCTGAGCAGGTTAGGGTGGGTTCGAAAAGGCTTTCGCTGCATACGCTTTCCGATACGGACGACCTCCCTGCGGCTGTTGCATCAGATACCCGCTACGAGAAGCTCTCGACTGACCGCAGCGACTGCCGCCTGTCTTTTGCCGCTCCCGTCGGCCTTCTTCTGGGCTGCAACCACATCTACAACCAGTACCTGTTTCTGGACAGCAGCGAGGAGAACCTGCAGAAGTTCGAGAAGTCGGCGCGCAATATGCATTCCCTTGCACGCTACAGCAGGGCGAACCAGATCAACAGGGAATGGATAGAGAAATACCTGAACGAGGCGCATTCGTTGGGGCTCAGCTCCATCAGGGCGCATTTCAACATCATGGCATGGTCGGAGGATCCCGCAGAGCTCAAACAGCTCAAGAATGACTGCAGCAGCGCCCTGGCGCTGATGGAATGCAAACCGAGGCACAACACGGCTGACGCCGCGACGCTGTACTGGGCGGGAATGCCGGGCAATGCGGGCGATTTCCCAAGCGAGGAAAGCTTCTACACCTTCATTGAGCCTGCGCTTTGCCTGTTCACACAGGAAACGAACTACCACAGCTCGCCATCGACGTTCGGCATCAAGATGGCCGACAGGCTCACCGGCAGACCGATCCATCTGGATATTTCGGACCTGCCCATGAAGCGCGGGATCATCACCAACCGCAACAAGTTCATCCTCGGGCCTTCGGGAAGCGGAAAGTCCTTCTTTACCAACCATATGGTCAGGCAGTACTACGAACAGGGGGCGCATGTGCTTCTGGTGGATACAGGAAATTCCTATCAGGGACTGTGCGGGCTGATCAACAGCAGAACCCGCGGGGAGGACGGTGTCTACTTCACCTATACGGAGGACAATCCCATTGCCTTCAACCCCTTCTATACCGATGACGGGGTATTCGACATAGAGAAAAGGGAAAGCATCAAAACCCTGATATTGACCCTGTGGAAGCGGGATGACGAGCCGCCGACACGTTCGGAGGAAGTAGCGCTTTCCAATGCTGTGAACGGCTACATCGAGCGGTTCAGGGCCAATGGACGGGCTCCATCCTTCAACGGATTCTACGACTACGTAAAGGGGGATTACCACGAAATCCTGAAAGAAAAGCAGGTGCGCGAGAAGGACTTTGACATCGCCAACTTTCTGAACGTGCTGGAGCCGTATTACAGGGGAGGCGAGTACGATTACCTGCTGAACTCGGACAAGCAGCTGGACCTGCTGGCCAAACGTTTCATCGTTTTTGAAATCGATGCGATAAAGGACCACAAGATCCTTTTCCCCATCGTGACGATCATCATCATGGAGGTCTTCATCAACAAGATGCGAAGGCTGAAGGGGGTGCGCAAGCTGATCCTAATCGAGGAGGCTTGGAAGGCGATCGCCAAGGAAGGGATGGCCGAGTACATCAAGTACCTTTTCAAGACCGTGCGCAAGTTCTTCGGCGAGGCCATAGTGGTGACGCAGGAAGTGGACGATATCATCAAATCTCCCATTGTGAAGGAGAGCATCATCAACAATTCCGACTGCAAGATCCTTCTGGACCAGCGCAAGTACATGAACAAATTCGATGGCATACAGGCGATGCTGGGGCTTACCGACAAGGAAAAGGCGCAGGTGCTTTCGATCAATATGAACAACAATCCCTCTCGTCTCTACAAGGAAGTCTGGATAGGGCTCGGGGGAACGCATTCGGCGGTCTATGCCACCGAAGTGAGCCTGGAGGAATACCTGGCCTACACGACCGAGGAAACCGAGAAGCTGGAGGTCATGCAGGCAGCGGCGGAACTTGACGGAAACGTCGAGCTCGCGATCAGGCACATTGCGAAGCTGAGACGGGAGAAGGAAAACGAGAATAATCAATAA
- a CDS encoding DUF4133 domain-containing protein translates to MSAYNINKGIGRTVEFRGLKAQYLFIFAGGLLGTLILVMILYMAGANSYFCLLLGSGGAALIIWQTFSLNRKYGEHGLMKIAARKRHPRYIVCRRPVRRCLKCSAKSAAL, encoded by the coding sequence ATGAGTGCTTACAACATCAACAAAGGCATCGGCAGGACCGTTGAATTCAGGGGGCTCAAAGCGCAGTACCTGTTCATCTTCGCAGGCGGGCTGCTCGGCACGCTCATCCTTGTGATGATACTCTACATGGCGGGAGCCAATTCCTATTTCTGCCTGCTGCTGGGAAGCGGCGGAGCGGCATTGATCATCTGGCAGACCTTTTCCCTGAACAGGAAGTATGGGGAGCATGGGCTGATGAAGATAGCCGCGCGAAAAAGGCATCCGCGCTACATCGTGTGCCGCAGGCCGGTACGAAGATGTTTGAAATGTTCAGCTAAATCCGCCGCCTTATGA
- a CDS encoding DUF4134 domain-containing protein: MEKQRKKKLLSASLMVLAGIGAAAQGNGTAGITEATQMVTSYFDPATQLIYAIGAVVGLIGGVKVYNKFSSGDPDTSKTAASWFGACIFLIVAATILRSFFL; this comes from the coding sequence ATGGAAAAACAGAGAAAAAAAAAACTGCTTTCGGCATCCCTGATGGTGCTGGCAGGCATTGGCGCAGCCGCGCAGGGAAACGGCACTGCCGGGATTACGGAGGCCACCCAGATGGTGACCTCTTATTTTGATCCTGCGACCCAGCTGATCTACGCCATAGGGGCGGTGGTCGGGCTGATTGGGGGAGTTAAGGTGTACAACAAATTCAGCAGCGGTGACCCCGACACCAGCAAAACCGCCGCCAGCTGGTTCGGGGCGTGCATCTTTCTGATTGTTGCGGCCACGATCCTGCGATCGTTCTTCCTTTAA
- a CDS encoding class I SAM-dependent DNA methyltransferase, with the protein MRNIFRYLKSYSTDPLKVDRLIVSAFLVINQLTVRQNRFLIEYSITQEQQEQWDALGKFIEIINGELHTFEIEKLIELFEFVISPSDRIVNGAIYTPVDIRDYIVEQSIHEIEGQLANIKISDISCGCGGFLYTSAKELKRRTQNSYEHIYQNQIFGLDIQEYSVTRSKLLLSLLAISEGEDIEEFHFNIHQGDTLIFDWNNVYPNFEGFQIIVGNPPYVRGRNLEDAVKENLQNWAVCASGNPDLYIPFFQIGFESLAPNGILGYITMNSFFKSLNGRALRSYFEENNVAVKIIDFGTLQIFQPKSTYTCICFLENRQQEFVEYYKSIEREMPILRTDYIRINYNSLNARSGWNLNNNELISKIEATGRPLGQIYKTRHGIATLKNDLYIFRPVAEDEDFYYLQNGNLYPIEKGICRDIFNSNKLSRSVDIDQAIEKVLFPYSDDDRPKIMEEDFLKECFPMAYNYLLNKKSILATRDKGYGKYEKWFAFGRTQSLEKMGNKLFFPKFSDIVPSYIISNDNDLLFYNGQAIIGHSEEEMLLIKKIMESRIFWYYIKTTSKPYTSNYYSLNGNYIKNFGIPNFSEEQIDFLINEQDKHVVDHFLEDFYDVHLCDEQILN; encoded by the coding sequence ATGAGAAATATATTCAGATACTTAAAAAGTTATTCAACAGATCCGCTAAAAGTTGATAGGCTAATCGTGTCTGCTTTTTTAGTAATTAATCAATTAACAGTTCGTCAGAACCGTTTTTTGATAGAGTATTCTATTACACAAGAGCAACAAGAGCAATGGGATGCGCTAGGTAAATTCATTGAGATCATTAACGGCGAACTTCATACTTTTGAAATCGAGAAGCTAATCGAGCTTTTCGAGTTTGTTATTTCTCCATCGGATAGAATTGTTAATGGCGCCATCTATACTCCTGTAGATATTCGTGATTATATTGTTGAGCAGTCGATACATGAGATAGAAGGACAGTTGGCGAATATTAAAATTTCGGACATTTCATGCGGTTGCGGAGGTTTTCTTTACACTTCAGCAAAAGAATTGAAAAGGAGAACACAAAATAGTTACGAGCATATATACCAAAATCAGATTTTTGGACTTGATATTCAGGAATACTCGGTTACGAGAAGCAAATTGCTTTTAAGCCTTTTAGCAATATCGGAAGGAGAAGACATAGAAGAATTCCATTTTAATATACATCAGGGTGACACTTTGATTTTTGACTGGAATAATGTGTATCCAAACTTTGAAGGATTTCAAATAATTGTGGGAAATCCGCCTTACGTTCGCGGCCGAAACTTGGAAGATGCTGTAAAGGAGAACCTGCAGAATTGGGCCGTATGCGCATCCGGTAACCCCGATCTGTATATTCCATTTTTCCAAATTGGTTTTGAAAGCTTGGCACCGAACGGAATCTTGGGCTATATTACAATGAATTCTTTTTTCAAGAGCCTAAACGGCAGGGCACTAAGATCCTATTTTGAGGAAAATAATGTGGCTGTGAAGATTATTGACTTTGGCACGCTTCAGATATTCCAGCCGAAAAGTACATATACCTGCATATGCTTTCTCGAAAATAGGCAGCAAGAATTTGTTGAATACTATAAGTCTATTGAGAGAGAAATGCCAATACTTAGAACTGATTACATTAGAATAAATTATAACTCCCTAAACGCAAGGAGCGGATGGAATTTGAATAACAACGAGCTCATTTCCAAGATAGAAGCGACGGGAAGGCCGCTTGGGCAGATCTACAAAACAAGGCACGGAATCGCTACGCTTAAGAATGACCTTTATATATTTAGGCCGGTGGCTGAAGACGAGGACTTCTACTACCTGCAGAATGGAAATCTGTATCCAATTGAAAAGGGAATCTGCAGGGATATCTTCAATTCGAATAAACTGAGCAGAAGCGTTGATATTGACCAAGCCATCGAAAAGGTTCTTTTTCCCTATAGTGATGACGACAGGCCAAAGATAATGGAGGAAGACTTTTTAAAAGAGTGTTTTCCCATGGCTTATAACTATCTGCTGAATAAAAAGAGTATTTTAGCGACCAGGGACAAAGGCTATGGAAAATATGAGAAGTGGTTTGCATTTGGAAGAACCCAGTCTTTGGAGAAAATGGGCAATAAGCTGTTTTTTCCAAAGTTTTCCGATATAGTTCCAAGTTACATCATAAGCAATGATAATGACCTGCTTTTCTACAATGGTCAGGCAATTATAGGCCATTCCGAGGAAGAAATGCTTCTTATAAAAAAGATAATGGAATCGCGAATATTTTGGTACTATATCAAAACTACAAGCAAGCCTTATACTTCAAATTATTATTCATTGAACGGCAACTATATCAAGAACTTTGGAATTCCTAATTTTTCGGAAGAGCAGATTGATTTCTTGATTAATGAACAGGATAAACATGTGGTTGATCACTTTCTTGAAGACTTTTATGATGTACATCTATGCGATGAACAGATTTTGAATTGA